In Halichondria panicea chromosome 13, odHalPani1.1, whole genome shotgun sequence, one genomic interval encodes:
- the LOC135347101 gene encoding mucin-2-like: MDYFSTVDVLKLLLCITGFVQMTNSYSDKTSAMFNETQRTNSYPPSHASLMLTSQHSQSFDQLLTTISNNGGQSYTPQSRTSMHTARLGTSTPIQNGTKTTGSGTMSTQTQRLSDSQSPTTSIVFHTNTVSGSHTTSAVSGSHTMSTVFHSSTSTVSDSIHTTISSRSSTTSMSDSHTSSSHVITPTPSSGGIPQKYLLILYIVPPLGGVVCCLLSLALCLALKRYRKVRRYRRHLIPLTDRDGSDDSDEEEELDLREPAFMITPMTRPVLAFANT, encoded by the exons ATGGATTATTTCTCTACTGTAGATGTTCTGAAGTTGCTACTTTGTATAACAG GGTTTGTACAGATGACAAATAGCTACTCCGATAAAACCTCAGCGATGTTTAATGAAACACAAAGAACTAACTCGTATCCTCCCTCACATGCCTCCCTCATGCTCACCAGTCAACACAGTCAATCATTTGATCAGCTATTGACTACAATCAGTAACAATGGTGGACAATCCTACACACCTCAATCAAGAACCAGCATGCACACAGCTCGCCTTGGAACCAGCACACCCATTCAAAATGGAACCAAGACCACTGGGTCGGGAACTAtgtctacacaaacacagagACTGTCTGATTCCCAGTCACCAACTACAAGCATTGTGTTCCATACAAATACCGTATCAGGTTCCCATACTACTAGCGCTGTGTCTGGTTCCCATACTATGAGCACTGTGTTTCATTCAAGTACGAGCACTGTGTCTGATTCTATTCACACAACAATTTCCAGTCGTAGTTCAACGACCAGTATGTCTGATTCTCACACGAGCTCCAGTCATGTAATCACGCCCACTCCTTCCTCGGGGGGAATCCCTCAAAAATATCTACTCATTCTCTACATCGTACCCCCtctagggggtgtggtctgctGTCTCCTGTCCCTGGCCCTCTGTCTAGCATTGAAGAGATACAGGAA GGTGCGCCGGTATCGTCGTCACCTGATCCCCCTCACTGACCGTGATGGCAGTGATGACTCAGACGAGGAGGAGGAACTCGATCTGAGAGAACCTGCATTCATG ATCACCCCAATGACCAGACCTGTGCTTGCTTTTGCTAACACTTAG
- the LOC135347110 gene encoding queuosine 5'-phosphate N-glycosylase/hydrolase-like, with product MDECVLPGVRESAQFIASTASHVIIEEDGVHRAAEMLLPHLSAPSDHTHSPDPLEPTGLTDSELLEWIFLLDTLNFCFWSDTTTLYTVNYRGRNWTGYRSLCAALCRAKEDLHLPVHKPLFYSSITMDTMKKIFRSDSSEELPLLEERRTNLHQAASVLNKHFSGSVCELVSSAGHSAQRLMQLLVEHFNSFRDISTYRGRSVSFLKRAQIFPADVWDRFGGRGFGEFNDIHTLTMFADYRVPQSLLYMGVLTYDSELLRRLRAGDHLAAGGEKEAEIRGCSIWAIELIKEQMISLAREASLHCEQTDLSSVKIDYYLWNYAKTHASDMNSHPIHRTNTIFY from the exons ATGGATGAGTGTGTGCTGCCAGGTGTGAGGGAGTCTGCTCAGTTCATAGCCAGCACTGCCTCTCACGTGATCATTGAGGAGGATGGTGTACACAGAGCAGCAGAGATG CTCCTCCCCCACTTGTCGGCCCcctctgaccacacccactctcctGACCCCCTGGAGCCGACAGGTCTCACTGACAGTGAACTATTAGAGTGGATATTCCTATTGGACACGCTCAACTTCTGCTTCTGGTCTGACACCACCACCCTCTACACTGTTAATTATAGAG GTCGTAACTGGACTGGATATCGTTCTCTGTGTGCTGCGCTGTGTAGGGCAAAGGAAGACCTTCACCTGCCAGTACACAAGCCGTTATTTTATAGCTCTATTACCATGGACACAATGAAGAAGATATTCCGTTCTGATTCCAGTGAGGAGTTGCCGCTACTCGAGGAGAGGAGGACCAACCTCCACCAGGCAGCGAGCGTCTTGAACAAG CACTTCAGTGGCAGTGTGTGTGAGCTGGTCTCCAGTGCTGGGCACAGTGCTCAGAGGCTAATGCAGCTGTTGGTGGAGCACTTCAACAGCTTCAGGGACATCTCCACATACAGGGGACGctcag tttctTTTCTAAAGAGAGCTCAGATATTTCCGGCTGATGTGTGGGACCGATttggtgggcgtggctttgGAGAGTTCAATGATATTCACACTCTGACCATGTTTGCCGACTACAG GGTCCCCCAGAGCCTCCTATATATGGGCGTCCTGACCTACGACTCTGAGTTGCTGAGACGACTGAGGGCGGGGGATCACCTGGCTGCAGGGGGAGAGAAGGAGGCAGAGATCAGGGGGTGCTCCATCTGGGCCATCGAG CTGATCAAGGAGCAGATGATCTCTCTAGCGAGGGAAGCGTCCCTCCATTGTGAGCAGACTGACCTCTCCTCTGTCAAGATCGACTACTATCTCTGGAACTACGCTAAAACCCACGCCTCTGACATGAACTCTCACCCCATACACAGAACAAACACTATCTTCTACTAG
- the LOC135347103 gene encoding ragulator complex protein LAMTOR5-like — protein sequence MEVPLEQQMNEIMSQPGVTGVLCTDKQGLALASQGNLKPEVAGLVAGLASKATKLRHGTGADDIPVVSVESDAGNLLIRSHGNSTLAIHKV from the exons ATGGAGGTTCCGCTAGAGCAGCAAATGAATGAAAT CATGTCCCAGCCGGGCGTGACGGGTGTACTGTGCACAGACAAGCAGGGACTGGCCTTAGCCT CCCAGGGCAACCTAAAGCCGGAGGTGGCTGGTCTGGTTGCAGGCCTGGCTAGCAAGGCCACCAAACTCAGACATGGAACTGGAGCTGATGACATCCCAGTGGTCTCCGTGGAGAGTGATGCAGG tAATCTACTGATAAGATCTCACGGGAACTCTACCCTCGCTATTCACAAAGTATAG
- the LOC135347100 gene encoding uncharacterized protein LOC135347100: MNKPPAPLELQRLTDNGSSVGGIAPLYTSVDVAQSEHKEYLTQQSHTQGDYTSPGELDPPNEYDIVTDKQRENTSPGYLHQQNNVLYADQFAATEMRHATLTRTEQNRYVGVTTLQGSMDEPKETECTGCNGGRSCLWITLCALLIFISLVAIAALVLAVMMMLQVIPVCNCAPSPQVQELMNRIQVLENRELVTGGNISSLSQRLDTFNVVPAVESAIAQRITNNGTIIGLAFSAELVGFQPYADCVTEEERECTISNLGLRCETPDLEYIMADNAALNYTRDARCVQKPFSTDQQHLSTTLLIQGNIVFCVCERVIVQSNADHQEVSCALQMTRCRSNRNIPVEIVTTSNAQLGN; this comes from the exons ATGAACAAACCCCCCGCTCCGCTAGAGCTGCAGAGACTGACTGATAACGGGAGCAGCGTGGGCGGGATAGCACCGTTGTACACGTCTGTCGATGTGGCTCAGTCCGAACATAAAGAGTACCTGACTCAGCAA tcacacacacagggcgaCTACACAAGCCCTGGAGAATTGGACCCACCTAATGAATATGATATCGTGACAGACAAGCAAAGAGAAAACACATCGCCAGGCTACCTTCACCAACAAAACAATGTCTTGTATGCAGACCAGTTTGCTGCCACGGAAATGAGACATGCTACGCTAACTCGAACTGAGCAGAACAGATACGTCGGCGTCACCACTCTACAGGGAAGTATGGATGAACCCAAGGAGACCGAGTGTACTGGTTGCAATGGTGGACGGTCCTGCTTGTGGATTACTTTGTGTGCTCTACTCATTTTTATTTCGTTGGTTGCTATAGCAGCACTGGTGTTGGCCGTAATGATGATGCTGCAAGTTATACCAGTATGCAACTGTGCCccaa GTCCTCAAGTTCAG gaattAATGAATAGAATCCAAGTTCTTGAAAACAGAGAACTG GTAACTGGTGGCAACATTTCCTCTCTCTCTCAAAGATTAGATACATTCAATGTGGTCCCAGCTGTCGAGTCGGCCATTGCACAGAGGATCACTAATAACGGCACCATCATAGGCCTGGCCTTCTCTGCAGAGCTGGTCGGCTTCCAACCCTACGCTGACTGTGTGACAGAGGAGGAGAGGGAGTGCACCATCAGCAATTTAGGGCTACGTTGTGAAACACCGGACCTGGAATATATTATGGCC gacAACGCTGCACTCAACTACACGCGTGATGCTCGATGTGTTCAAAAACCATTCTCGACAGATCAGCAGCATCTCTCCACAACACTCCTCATTCAGGGAAACATCGTCTTCTGCGTGTGCGAGCGTGTGATCGTTCAATCTAATGCAGATCACCAAGAAGTGAGCTGTGCTCTTCAGATGACCAGATGTCGATCTAATCGCAATATTCCCGTGGAGATTGTTACCACGTCAAATGCACAACTTGGAAACTGa
- the LOC135347109 gene encoding kelch domain-containing protein 8B-like, with the protein MASKGGVLEDYEWERLPDMATPRCYSVAAYHEGKLYVLGGCEKEGKPINEAEVYSFADKKWTALPPMPRNRAACTKAIVRENKIYLVGGVTDKQATVPEVDCFDIDSQKWSQIAPLPKGVVGPYIALVDDKIYVLGGTDKIDCNQSVAYDFDRGVWLALPDKPTSCYSCGGYVHDRKVYVVGGRDGKKPVQAMEMFDLDTQQWEELTPMVSVRVFYNVIGIKDEIYVVGGLVPLVGVCKVVEKYSIHDDMWSRVKDMQEIRSDAGYGVVGGRLVVAGGLGGDKLRPMNTSEAFRYQGKRFHSLPPLVTERSSMTSLMFDGRLAVLNGVGEGGVQAIVEVLCKK; encoded by the exons ATGGCTAGTAAAGGAGGAGTATTGGAGGACTACGAGTGGGAGCGGCTGCCTGACATGGCTACTCCACGCTGCTACTCTGTGGCTGCCTATCACGAGGGCAAGCTCTATGTGCTGG GTGGCTGTGAGAAAGAAGGTAAACCCATCAATGAGGCTGAGGTGTATAGCTTTGCTGACAAGAAGTGGACGGCTCTCCCCCCTATGCCACGAAACAGGGCCGCCTGTACCAAAGCAATAGTCCGTGAGAACAAGATCTATCTTGTAGGTGGAGTCACAGACAAGCAGGCCACAGTGCCGGAAGTGGACTGTTTCGATATCGACTCACAGAAGTGGTCGCAGATAGCCCCCCTCCCCAAGGGTGTGGTCGGCCCTTACATCGCTCTAGTCGACGACAAGATCTACGTTTTGGGAGGGACCGACAAGATTGATTGCAATCAGAGCGTAGCATACGATTTCGATCGAGGAGTGTGGCTAGCTCTCCCTGATAAGCCCACCTCCTGTTATTCGTGTGGTGGCTACGTACACGATCGAAAAGTGTATGTTGTTGGCGGACGTGATGGCAAGAAACCTGTTCAAGCGATGGAAATGTTTGATCTGGACACACAACAGTGGGAGGAGCTAACTCCGATGGTGTCCGTGCGTGTCTTCTATAATGTGATAGGTATTAAAGACGAGATTTACGTGGTGGGTGGTCTCGTTCCTTTGGTGGGGGTGTGCAAAGTGGTCGAGAAATACAGTATCCATGACGATATGTGGTCACGCGTGAAGGATATGCAAGAGATACGTTCTGACGCTGGTTACGGTGTTGTTGGCGGTCGACTTGTGGTTGCCGGGGGCCTAGGGGGTGACAAGTTGCGACCAATGAACACTAGCGAGGCCTTTCGTTACCAAGGGAAACGATTCCACTCATTGCCACCGCTCGTAACAGAGAGGTCGTCAATGACAAGTTTGATGTTTGACGGTCGTCTAGCTGTGTTGAACGGAGTGGGAGAGGGCGGAGTTCAAGCTATAGTGGAGGTGCTCTGCAAGAAATGA
- the LOC135347099 gene encoding uncharacterized protein LOC135347099: MAMAKDPTTYGGRGGNLFDDGVENVNIVGIRTVNIRSGNQMDAIQVDYVLSDGSVYKGPFHGGCGGSASTITLANGEWICKVEGKTNGSLVDQLTLSIKNAAGTIRKEGPFGKTGTTVFMKEGNIVALHGGAGDLLDRIGFYDLEDLARPMSKSRIFGGSGGGTFDDFATESGIVGIQKIYIRAGNQVDGIQVVYRLANGRTWTSGRHGGGGGTAYSFSVGVGDFISKIEGKTNGTLVDQLTFTVTKDNGSTTIHGPYGRTGKTPFSVAGNVVALCGRAGNLLDGVGFYLYAPLTRSKQFGGSNGDAFNDDPNTLTLPEAGPGLKISKLYIRSGNQVDSIRAEYVALGGSVVIGPSFGGTGGSPQVMDVGMDEVIEKMEGMTNGQLIDQVTFTMRNTKGVRRTAGPYGKTGKTPFSVTAPNAIHGFYGRAGNLIDALGVYYN; encoded by the coding sequence ATGGCTATGGCTAAGGACCCAACAACATATGGCGGCCGAGGTGGCAACCTTTTCGATGATGGTGTCGAGAACGTGAACATTGTTGGAATTCGCACTGTGAACATTCGATCTGGAAACCAAATGGATGCCATTCAAGTGGACTATGTGCTCTCCGATGGCTCTGTCTACAAAGGTCCCTTTCATGGTGGCTGTGGAGGATCTGCCTCAACAATCACTCTGGCTAATGGCGAATGGATCTGCAAGGTGGAGGGGAAGACCAACGGCAGCCTCGTCGATCAGCTGACCTTATCCATCAAGAATGCAGCCGGTACTATCAGGAAGGAAGGACCGTTCGGAAAAACGGGAACAACTGTTTTCATGAAAGAAGGAAATATCGTCGCTCTTCATGGAGGGGCAGGAGACCTTCTCGATCGCATTGGATTCTACGATTTGGAAGATTTGGCTCGTCCTATGTCCAAGTCCAGGATTTTCGGTGGATCTGGAGGCGGGACTTTTGACGATTTCGCCACTGAATCTGGCATTGTTGGAATCCAGAAGATTTACATTCGTGCAGGAAACCAAGTGGACGGGATTCAGGTTGTCTATCGGCTTGCTAATGGGCGGACCTGGACCAGTGGCCGACACGGGGGAGGCGGTGGAACAGCCTACTCCTTCTCTGTCGGAGTGGGCGACTTCATTTCCAAAATTGAGGGCAAGACAAACGGAACACTGGTTGATCAGCTTACCTTTACTGTGACCAAGGACAACGGCTCTACAACAATTCATGGCCCCTACGGCAGAACTGGGAAAACTCCTTTCTCTGTGGCAGGGAATGTTGTCGCCCTCTGTGGCCGTGCTGGCAATCTCCTCGATGGTGTCGGCTTCTATTTGTATGCGCCACTGACAAGGAGCAAACAATTTGGAGGAAGTAACGGAGATGCTTTCAACGATGACCCCAACACGCTCACTCTCCCTGAGGCTGGCCCTGGTTTGAAGATCTCCAAGCTGTACATCCGATCCGGCAACCAAGTGGACAGCATTCGAGCTGAGTATGTTGCCCTCGGAGGAAGCGTTGTCATTGGTCCTTCGTTTGGTGGCACTGGCGGGTCTCCCCAAGTCATGGACGTGGGAATGGACGAAGTAATCGAGAAGATGGAGGGGATGACAAATGGTCAGCTCATTGATCAGGTTACCTTCACCATGAGGAACACCAAGGGAGTGAGACGCACTGCCGGGCCCTATGGTAAGACTGGAAAGACACCATTCTCTGTCACTGCTCCTAACGCCATCCACGGATTCTATGGCCGGGCAGGAAACCTCATAGATGCTCTTGGAGTCTACTACAACTGA
- the LOC135347093 gene encoding endoplasmin-like translates to MKGRLLLLAVLGLLCVAGCRAQEEDEDTPPPTADDDLGASRDGSRTDTEAVQREEEAIKLDGLSVAEMRGLRDKAEKHVFQAEVNRMMKLIINSLYRNKEIFLRELISNASDALDKIRFLALTDKTAMGTLDELSIKIKADPENNALHITDTGLGMTRKDLELNLGTIAKSGTTEFFEKLEAASDSSASDLIGQFGVGFYSSFLVADTVVVTSKHNDDPVQHIWESDASQFTIAEDPRGNTLQRGTTVSLFMKEEAREYLEPGKLRGLVEKYSQFINFPIYIWESKTETVDEPIEDESDEATPTDEGEGDDDEDAVVEDEEKEDKPKTKKVEKTTWDWVLVNDAKPLWLRNPKEIDEDEYRNFYRLFSKTSADPLAKIHFTAEGEVTFKAILFVPATAPANLFTDYAKATDKIKLYVRRVFITDNFEDMMPKYLNFVQGVVDSDDLPLNVSREMLQQHKLLRVIKKKLVRKALDMFKKLDKEDYVKFWKEYGTAVKLGVIEDPSNKTRLAKLLRFISSNDAEELTSLEQYLERMKEKQDHIYFMAAPTKEEASRSPFVERLLKKGYEVLYLVDPVDEYCVQSMPEFEGKKFQNVAKEGLEFGDEGEGAKEQLEEYTETYKPLTDWLKDDALRELIDKAVVSNRLTDSPCALVASQYGWSGNMERIMQAQAYSQGKESNFYATQKKTLEINPRHPLIKELQRRVGADEQDETTSDLARVLYETAVLRSGFTLKDSGDFAMRIERMLRLSMGVDLTTEAEKEEFPDEEEEEEEEVGDDEDEEDSDEDSSDDSDEGGDEGEEEDTESEGEEQATNEEDESPSKDEL, encoded by the exons ATGAAGGGAAGACTGTTGCTGCTAGCTGTTCTGGGGCTCCTGTGTGTGGCAG GCTGCCGTGCTCAGGAGGAGGATGAggacacaccccctcccactgCCGACGATGACCTTGGTGCCAGCAGGGATGGATCACGTACCGACACAGAGGCTGTACAGAG AGAGGAGGAAGCCATTAAACTGGATGGTTTGAGTGTGGCAGAGATGAGAGGACTGAGAGATAAAGCTGAGAAACATGTCTTCCAAGCTGAGGTCAACCGTATGATGAAACTTATTATCAACTCTCTCTACAGGAACAAGGAG ATTTTCCTAAGAGAACTTATATCGAATGCATCAGATGCCCTGGACAAGATACGATTCCTCGCCCTCACTGACAAGACAGCCATGGGTACTCTGGATGAGCTCTCCATCAAGATCAAGGCTGACCCTGAGAACAACGCCCTCCACATCACAGACACTGGATTAG GTATGACTAGGAAGGATCTGGAACTGAACCTCGGCACGATAGCCAAGTCTGGTACCACTGAGTTCTTTGAGAAACTAGAGGCTGCCTCAGACTCGTCAGCTAgcgatctgattggtcaattTGGTGTCGGATTCTACTCTTCATTCCTGG tTGCTGACACTGTGGTGGTGACATCCAAACACAACGACGACCCAGTCCAGCACATCTGGGAGAGTGATGCCTCACAGTTCACTATAGCGGAGGACCCACGAGGCAACACCCTCCAGCGAGGGACCACCGTCAGTCTGTTCATGAAGGAGGAAGCTAGGGAGTATCTGGAGCCAGGCAAATTGAGAGGTCTGGTGGAGAAGTACAGTCAGTTCATCAACTTCCCCATCTACATATGGGAGAGTAAG ACTGAGACAGTTGATGAGCCTATAGAGGATGAGAGTGatgaggccacacccactgatgAAGGGGAGGGTGACGATGATGAGGACGCTGTAGTAGAGGATGAAGAGAAGGAAGACAAACCAAAGACAAAgaag GTTGAGAAGACGACGTGGGACTGGGTTCTAGTGAACGATGCCAAACCTCTCTGGTTGCGCAACCCTAAGGAGATTGATGAGGATGAGTATCGGAACTTCTACCGTCTCTTCTCCAAGACCTCGGCCGATCCTCTCGCCAAGATACACTTCACTGCTGAGGGGGAAGTCACCTTTAAAGCTATCCTCTTCGTGCCCGCA accGCCCCCGCTAATCTATTTACGGACTACGCCAAGGCGACTGATAAGATCAAGCTCTACGTACGACGTGTCTTCATCACTGATAACTTTGAGGACATGATGCCAAAGTATCTGAACTTTGTGCAGGGAGTg GTGGACTCTGATGACCTCCCACTCAACGTCTCCCGGGAAATGCTGCAACAACACAAACTGTTGCGTGTGATAAAGAAGAAGCTTGTGAGGAAAGCGCTCGATATGTTCAAGAAACTGGACAAGGAAGACTACGTCAAGTTCTGGAAGGAGTACGGAACAGCTGTTAAACTAGGAGTCATCGAGGACCCCTCCAATAAGACAAGATTGGCAAAACTGCTCAg GTTCATCTCGAGCAATGACGCTGAAGAACTCACTTCACTGGAGCAATATTTGGAGCGAATGAAGGAGAAGCAAGATCACATCTACTTCATGGCAGCCCCCACTAAAGAAGAGGCGTCTCGTTCTCCCTTCGTGGAGAGGTTGTTGAAGAAGGGATATGAAGTCTTGTACTTAGTGGACCCTGTGGACGAGTACTGTGTGCAG AGCATGCCAGAATTTGAGGGTAAGAAGTTTCAGAACGTGGCCAAGGAAGGGCTTGAGTTTGGAGACGAGGGTGAAGGCGCTAAAGAACAACTAGAGGAGTATACAGAGACGTACAAGCCTCTCACTGATTGGCTGAAGGACGATGCTTTGAGAGAGCTCATTGACAAGGCAGTAGTGTCTAATAGACTGACAGACTCACCGTGTGCCCTCGTGGCCAGTCAGTACGgatg GTCTGGAAACATGGAGAGGATCATGCAGGCACAGGCCTACTCCCAGGGGAAGGAGTCCAA CTTCTATGCCACTCAGAAGAAGACGCTAGAGATCAACCCTCGACACCCTCTCATTAAAGAGCTTCAACGTCGTGTGGGCGCTGATGAACAAGATGAAACCACGAGTGACCTCGCTCGTGTACTCTACGAGACGGCAGTCCTAAGGTCAGGGTTCACGCTCAAGGACTCTGGAGATTTCGCCATGCGTATTGAGCGTATGCTAAGACTGAGTATGGGAGTGGACCTGACGACAGAGGCAGAGAAGGAGGAGTTTCCTGATgaagaggaggaggaggaagaGGAAGTGGGGGATGATGAGG ACGAGGAAGACAGTGATGAGGACAGTAGTGATGACAGTGATGAGGGAGGTGATGAAGGAGAAGAAGAGGACACTGAGTCCGAGGGTGAAGAGCAG gCTACTAATGAGGAGGATGAGTCTCCCTCGAAGGATGAGCTCTGA